In Vigna unguiculata cultivar IT97K-499-35 chromosome 3, ASM411807v1, whole genome shotgun sequence, a single genomic region encodes these proteins:
- the LOC114177058 gene encoding NAC transcription factor 25-like has product MDSTDSSSASQHPHLPPGFRFHPTDEELVVHYLKRKASSTPLPVAIIADVDLYKFDPWELPSKATFGEQEWYFFSPRDRKYPNGVRPNRAATSGYWKATGTDKPILTSDGHQKVGVKKALVFYGGKPPKGVKTNWIMHEYRLVHDSFNSTSKPPPLVPPNKKNSLRLDDWVLCRIYKKSNSTTVTRPPLMEHGEELSMENMLPTMSTLSMANNNTQNSKPPSSRGTSYGALGLENDDNFFDGILAVDHHHHHHHESMQSGSDNPHLFSPNSKGANFPMKRALTSQQLWNETGSPGSSSSCKRFHGDLNSGSSNAEDNDSFVSLLSQFPQNATFQPNAIHGSVGDGAQRQQHFQLPGINWN; this is encoded by the exons ATGGACAGCACGGATTCATCTTCAGCTTCTCAGCACCCACACCTCCCTCCAGGCTTTCGCTTCCACCCCACCGACGAAGAACTCGTCGTTCACTACCTCAAGAGAAAAGCTTCTTCCACACCCCTTCCCGTCGCCATCATCGCCGACGTTGATCTCTACAAGTTCGATCCTTGGGAGCTCCCAA GTAAAGCAACTTTTGGTGAACAAGAGTGGTACTTTTTCAGCCCGAGGGATCGAAAATACCCAAATGGGGTCAGACCCAACAGAGCTGCTACTTCTGGGTATTGGAAAGCCACCGGAACTGACAAGCCTATACTAACTTCTGATGGGCACCAGAAAGTTGGTGTTAAGAAAGCACTTGTTTTCTACGGTGGAAAGCCTCCAAAAGGGGTTAAAACCAATTGGATCATGCATGAGTATAGGCTTGTTCACGATTCCTTTAATTCAACCTCAAAACCTCCTCCTCTTGTTCCTCCAAACAAGAAAAATTCTCTCAGG cTTGATGATTGGGTGTTGTGTCGAATATACAAGAAAAGCAACAGCACCACCGTAACAAGGCCACCATTGATGGAGCATGGGGAGGAGCTTTCAATGGAGAACATGCTTCCAACGATGTCAACTTTGTCAATGGCTAATAACAATACTCAAAATTCTAAACCTCCATCTTCGAGGGGTACGAGTTATGGAGCACTGGGACTTGAAAATGATGACAACTTCTTCGATGGAATCTTAGCCGttgatcatcatcatcatcatcatcatgagaGCATGCAAAGTGGTTCTGATAATCCTCACCTTTTCTCTCCAAACTCAAAGGGTGCCAACTTTCCTATGAAACGTGCTCTCACATCTCAACAACTTTGGAACGAGACAGGGTCTCCGGGGTCATCTTCTTCATGTAAGCGATTCCATGGTGATCTTAACAGTGGAAGCAGCAACGCTGAGGACAACGATTCCTTTGTTTCCTTGCTTAGCCAGTTTCCTCAGAACGCAACTTTTCAACCAAACGCGATTCATGGCTCCGTTGGGGATGGTGCGCAGAGGCAACAACACTTTCAACTTCCTGGTATAAATTGGAACTGA